Proteins found in one Methanoculleus sp. SDB genomic segment:
- a CDS encoding riboflavin kinase encodes MVMAEELQCLKSIALLRGLSGQVRVSSQSLGKELGISPQTASRRLISLEAQGMITRSIRADGQYIAITEAGGDTLSNEYADYRSIFEDTSGHTILHGIVIDGLGEGRYYVSIPGYHSQFVEKLGFEPFPGTLNIRLWPASIGIRKKLEGYRWVPIEGFIADGRTFGSAKCLPCTIGDYPCAIVVPGRSHYPEDIIEIISPAELRKELGLQETDSVTVEVAT; translated from the coding sequence ATGGTAATGGCAGAGGAACTCCAGTGCCTGAAATCCATCGCGCTCCTGCGGGGTCTGTCAGGGCAGGTGCGGGTCTCGTCGCAGTCGCTCGGAAAAGAGCTCGGCATCAGCCCGCAGACCGCCTCACGACGGCTGATCTCTCTTGAAGCACAGGGGATGATCACGCGCTCCATCAGGGCTGACGGCCAGTACATCGCCATCACGGAAGCAGGCGGAGATACTCTCTCAAACGAATATGCGGATTACCGCAGCATTTTCGAGGACACATCGGGGCACACGATCCTCCATGGAATCGTGATTGACGGCCTCGGGGAAGGACGTTATTACGTGAGCATCCCCGGATACCACAGTCAATTCGTCGAAAAACTCGGCTTTGAGCCCTTTCCGGGAACGCTGAATATCAGGCTTTGGCCTGCAAGCATCGGCATCAGAAAAAAGCTCGAAGGATACCGCTGGGTTCCTATCGAGGGCTTTATCGCCGACGGAAGAACATTCGGGAGTGCAAAATGCCTCCCCTGCACAATCGGTGATTATCCCTGTGCTATCGTCGTGCCCGGCCGGTCTCACTACCCGGAGGACATCATCGAGATAATCTCGCCCGCAGAACTCCGGAAAGAGCTGGGGTTGCAGGAAACGGACAGTGTAACGGTCGAGGTGGCCACATGA
- a CDS encoding orotidine 5'-phosphate decarboxylase (type 1 subfamily; involved in last step of pyrimidine biosynthesis; converts orotidine 5'-phosphate to UMP and carbon dioxide; OMP decarboxylase; OMPDCase; OMPdecase) produces the protein MTDLILALDVTGPDEALAIAEVCAPLVDRIKLGYPLILAAGLGIAGEIAAFGCPLIADFKVADIPNTNRLIAEQVFDAGFSALITHAFTGSDSVSACVEVAHNNGGECYVVAEMSHPGAVEFFHGGTAERLAETAVLCGADGIIAPATRPDRIRALRQVIGERKILSPGVGVQGGRMEEVQALVDGVIVGRSIYGAPDPAAAARSFGALRR, from the coding sequence ATGACCGACCTGATCCTTGCACTGGATGTGACGGGCCCTGATGAGGCGCTTGCGATTGCCGAAGTATGCGCCCCTCTTGTCGACCGGATCAAGCTCGGGTATCCCCTCATACTGGCCGCCGGCCTCGGCATCGCCGGTGAGATCGCCGCATTCGGGTGTCCCCTCATCGCGGACTTCAAGGTCGCCGACATCCCGAATACAAACCGCCTGATCGCCGAACAGGTCTTCGATGCCGGATTTTCCGCGCTGATAACCCATGCATTCACCGGATCCGATTCGGTATCGGCGTGTGTGGAAGTCGCCCATAACAACGGGGGCGAATGCTATGTCGTTGCCGAGATGAGCCACCCGGGCGCTGTCGAATTCTTCCATGGCGGGACCGCGGAGCGCCTTGCAGAGACGGCAGTCCTGTGCGGTGCGGACGGCATCATCGCTCCTGCGACCCGTCCCGATCGGATTCGTGCGCTCCGGCAGGTGATCGGAGAGAGGAAAATCCTGTCGCCCGGTGTGGGGGTACAGGGTGGCCGGATGGAAGAGGTGCAGGCGCTGGTGGACGGCGTGATTGTGGGCAGGTCGATCTACGGGGCCCCGGATCCCGCAGCCGCGGCCCGGTCATTTGGCGCGCTCCGCCGATGA
- a CDS encoding deoxyhypusine synthase (transforms a conserved lysine residue of initiation factor 5A into deoxyhypusine), giving the protein MEWGDAVVQAKIRPGMTVGELVEEMGKSGAYNAGSLWHAANIYEAMLRDAEAVKFVGLAGAMVPGGMGGIITDLIDRGHVDVLVSTGANLTHDIIEAIGCSHYHGTARCDDVMLHEEEINRIYDVYLPNEAFVRFEEFMQGIFSELPGGSSLSIADLLHTIGMQLSGGILATAAARDIPVYCPAIQDSMIGLQYWLFDQTHSVTIDAFRDMHGLMDRCFSARRAGALLIGGGVPKNYIFQSMLMTPEGFDYAVQLTGDRPDLGGLSGATLEEAKSWGKITGEARAMTVYGDATITLPLLVAAVLERMAE; this is encoded by the coding sequence ATGGAATGGGGGGATGCGGTGGTGCAGGCGAAAATCAGACCTGGGATGACGGTCGGGGAACTGGTCGAAGAGATGGGCAAATCGGGCGCGTACAACGCAGGTTCGCTCTGGCACGCGGCGAATATCTACGAGGCGATGCTCCGCGATGCGGAGGCGGTGAAATTCGTCGGGCTTGCAGGCGCAATGGTCCCGGGCGGTATGGGGGGGATCATCACCGATCTCATCGATCGCGGGCATGTGGACGTGCTGGTCTCGACCGGCGCGAACCTGACCCATGATATCATCGAGGCGATCGGGTGTTCCCACTACCACGGTACTGCGCGGTGTGACGACGTGATGCTGCATGAGGAAGAGATCAACAGGATTTACGACGTCTATCTTCCGAACGAAGCCTTCGTCAGGTTTGAAGAATTTATGCAGGGTATCTTTTCGGAGCTTCCCGGCGGCAGTTCGCTCTCCATCGCCGATCTCCTGCACACCATCGGCATGCAGCTGTCCGGGGGCATTCTCGCGACGGCTGCCGCCCGTGATATCCCGGTCTACTGCCCTGCCATCCAGGACTCGATGATAGGGCTCCAGTACTGGCTTTTCGATCAGACGCATTCGGTGACGATCGATGCGTTTCGCGATATGCACGGCCTCATGGACAGGTGCTTCTCCGCGAGGCGTGCGGGTGCGCTGCTCATCGGGGGCGGTGTTCCGAAGAACTACATCTTTCAGAGCATGCTCATGACGCCGGAGGGATTCGATTATGCGGTGCAGCTGACCGGGGATCGCCCCGACCTGGGCGGACTGTCGGGCGCAACGCTCGAAGAAGCGAAATCATGGGGGAAGATCACCGGTGAAGCCCGTGCGATGACCGTGTACGGCGATGCAACGATCACCCTGCCCCTGCTCGTGGCCGCCGTGCTGGAGAGGATGGCAGAATGA
- a CDS encoding disulfide oxidoreductase: MVLSADSMIMDVLREKPEAADIFFRFGMGCLGCAMAKGETIREAAQAHAIPLAELLNALGISE, translated from the coding sequence ATGGTTTTAAGTGCAGACAGTATGATTATGGATGTTCTTCGGGAAAAACCGGAAGCAGCGGACATTTTCTTCAGATTCGGGATGGGATGCCTCGGATGCGCGATGGCAAAGGGGGAGACGATCCGCGAAGCCGCCCAGGCGCACGCCATTCCGCTCGCCGAGCTCCTGAATGCGCTCGGTATCAGCGAATAA
- a CDS encoding 3,4-dihydroxy-2-butanone 4-phosphate synthase gives MIDRAVEALKNGEFILLYDFDDREGETDLIIRSDAVTRRHILQMRKDAGGLICTAVHPEAAARLGLPFASDILQTTDFAEKEGEIPYDRKNHSSFSLWVNHRKTFTGITDNDRALTITRVADQVKQSLNGGGHDFAAEFRTPGHVPLLRAADALLEQRCGQTELSIALAEMAGITPSVTVCEMLDDETGRALSKEDARKYAKRHGLIFLEGKDVVDSWKRWRKRPAASQDIQ, from the coding sequence ATGATTGACAGAGCTGTTGAAGCGTTGAAAAACGGAGAATTCATTCTGCTGTATGATTTTGACGACCGCGAGGGGGAGACGGATCTCATTATCCGATCTGATGCGGTGACCCGGCGCCATATTCTTCAGATGCGGAAGGATGCCGGCGGACTGATCTGCACCGCAGTCCACCCCGAAGCGGCGGCACGGCTGGGACTTCCGTTTGCGAGCGACATCCTCCAAACGACCGATTTTGCAGAAAAAGAGGGGGAAATTCCCTACGATCGGAAAAATCACTCCTCGTTTTCCCTGTGGGTGAATCACCGCAAGACGTTTACCGGAATTACCGACAACGACCGGGCGCTCACCATCACACGGGTTGCGGACCAGGTAAAACAGTCGCTGAACGGAGGAGGCCACGACTTTGCGGCGGAATTCCGGACACCCGGCCATGTCCCCCTCCTTCGCGCCGCCGATGCCCTCCTCGAACAGCGCTGCGGGCAGACGGAACTCTCAATAGCGCTCGCCGAAATGGCGGGGATAACTCCGTCGGTTACGGTCTGCGAGATGCTTGACGATGAAACCGGCAGGGCACTCTCCAAGGAAGATGCACGGAAATATGCAAAACGGCATGGTCTTATCTTTCTCGAAGGAAAAGATGTCGTCGATTCGTGGAAGAGGTGGCGGAAGCGGCCTGCCGCCTCTCAGGATATACAATAA
- a CDS encoding oxidoreductase, translated as MNWTPEQRKLAERYGSLDEIPVAERRYKCHTCHHVVDESPCPCCGETHLEVMCPLDHCHCSHHIIERIDYCPLCGQAICPECGSHDVTQVSRVTGYLADVGGWNSGKQQELKDRVHYSVS; from the coding sequence ATGAACTGGACTCCGGAACAGCGGAAACTGGCCGAACGCTACGGCTCTCTCGACGAGATCCCGGTGGCCGAACGGCGGTACAAATGCCACACGTGTCACCATGTCGTGGACGAGTCGCCCTGCCCCTGCTGCGGGGAAACGCACCTCGAGGTGATGTGCCCTCTCGACCACTGCCACTGCTCCCATCATATCATCGAGCGCATCGATTACTGCCCTCTCTGCGGACAGGCGATCTGCCCCGAGTGCGGCAGCCATGATGTCACCCAGGTCTCCCGCGTGACCGGCTATCTTGCGGATGTGGGTGGCTGGAATTCGGGAAAACAGCAGGAACTTAAAGACCGGGTCCACTATTCTGTTTCATGA
- a CDS encoding XRE family transcriptional regulator, with product MKSGLRHQLAEKMAGEITLSDSPGQALKKWRMNFNIPQGVLAEHLQVSPSVISDYEGGRRKSPGTAVVGKIVDTILSIDEAHGGKSIKKFAKILYSEFDEDVIYDIHDYASPVPLGMIAEAISCELLCGSMDQQIYGYTVVNSLNAILQLSANEFNKIYGWSTERALIFTNVSGGKSPMVAIRVTPFKPRSVILQGIDVEHVHPLVSRLAERDRITVLCTRLEIPEIVGILRDKPW from the coding sequence ATGAAATCCGGGCTGCGGCATCAGCTTGCCGAGAAGATGGCAGGTGAAATTACGCTTTCGGACTCTCCCGGCCAGGCACTCAAAAAGTGGCGGATGAACTTCAATATTCCGCAGGGAGTGCTCGCAGAGCACCTTCAGGTATCGCCTTCCGTGATCAGTGATTACGAGGGGGGAAGGCGGAAAAGTCCGGGCACCGCAGTCGTCGGAAAGATTGTCGACACGATTCTCAGCATCGATGAGGCGCATGGTGGCAAAAGCATCAAGAAATTCGCCAAAATTCTCTACAGTGAGTTTGACGAAGACGTGATCTACGACATCCATGACTACGCCTCACCGGTCCCGCTCGGCATGATCGCCGAGGCGATCTCCTGCGAGCTGCTCTGCGGCTCGATGGATCAGCAGATCTACGGGTATACCGTAGTCAACAGCCTCAATGCGATCCTGCAGCTCTCAGCAAACGAGTTCAACAAAATCTACGGCTGGAGCACAGAGCGCGCACTGATTTTTACGAATGTTTCAGGCGGCAAGTCTCCGATGGTGGCGATACGCGTCACCCCGTTCAAACCGCGTTCGGTAATTCTTCAGGGAATCGATGTGGAGCATGTGCATCCGCTCGTCTCCCGTCTTGCGGAACGCGACCGGATCACGGTGCTCTGCACGCGGCTTGAAATACCGGAGATTGTCGGAATTCTGAGGGACAAACCATGGTAG
- a CDS encoding nucleic acid-binding protein: MSVPDRLARFRREPARRIFASELRESRLQFKDGNDEKSPSFVLLPTGERSNRIFLVGKMTQKDKKGDQNVFYTIRVEDTTGIFFVNAGSYQDEAMRQIRQIEPGGYVAVVGKPTVRTTPDGSVFVSVRAESVTPVDEETFRIWTLDTAEQTLGRLDRFGETEDSVKAREFYTTDSLKYRQIVYDALVRIQP; the protein is encoded by the coding sequence ATGTCGGTACCGGATCGGCTGGCTCGATTCAGGCGCGAACCCGCCCGCCGGATCTTCGCATCCGAGCTGCGCGAGTCACGCCTCCAGTTCAAGGACGGCAACGATGAAAAGAGCCCGAGTTTTGTTCTTCTTCCCACCGGGGAGCGCTCCAACCGCATATTTCTCGTCGGTAAAATGACCCAGAAGGATAAGAAGGGTGACCAGAATGTGTTTTACACTATCCGGGTCGAGGATACCACCGGTATATTTTTCGTAAACGCCGGGAGTTATCAGGATGAAGCGATGCGCCAGATCCGCCAGATCGAACCGGGCGGATATGTGGCGGTTGTCGGAAAACCGACCGTGAGGACAACCCCTGACGGCTCTGTTTTTGTCTCCGTGCGGGCGGAATCGGTCACTCCCGTCGATGAGGAGACATTTCGGATCTGGACGCTCGACACCGCGGAACAGACTCTCGGGCGTCTCGACCGGTTCGGAGAAACGGAAGATTCGGTGAAGGCCCGGGAATTTTACACCACCGACTCCCTGAAGTACCGGCAGATCGTGTACGATGCCCTCGTCAGGATACAGCCCTGA
- a CDS encoding nucleotide-binding protein: MDSVPDVVERISRKIEEKGVSVSREKVGSKLNLLISDFGIPPEEAERVVTNELMREYNLSPSSGGGGQVQQREIRDVGAGEWVTIEGKVVSVSEPPSPSIAQSGIIADSSGAIRFVIWAKANAPLLQERSWYRLEAAVVDEYRGVPNLKIHSGTTIVPLEHDRALIPSVVPISDLKPGVGSIRAKFIEEWEPRHERMLQSGILGDESGTIKFVLWNDGDREKLRLNTVYTIYYASVEEFNGRLSLNLSTGMYSDEEIDIEVARGTHEASGVIAHLGPGSGLIRRCPVEGCNKVLSRYNECPIHDVQKEFRWDLRITGVIDDGEEATNVLIQRDVAEALSGMTLEEAVSVAENNPLGFDDVLDRMKQAVTGRYVRCRGNDMGGTILVRECFRTAFDATRHAALLNRAAVTPGGDR; the protein is encoded by the coding sequence ATGGATTCGGTTCCTGATGTTGTTGAAAGAATCTCCCGTAAAATTGAAGAGAAGGGGGTCAGCGTATCCCGTGAAAAGGTCGGCAGCAAACTCAACCTGCTGATCTCGGATTTCGGCATCCCTCCCGAGGAAGCGGAGCGTGTCGTCACGAACGAACTCATGCGCGAATATAATCTCTCACCGTCATCGGGCGGCGGGGGACAGGTGCAGCAGCGCGAGATCAGGGACGTGGGCGCCGGCGAGTGGGTGACCATCGAAGGCAAGGTCGTTTCGGTTTCGGAGCCCCCGTCACCATCGATCGCCCAGAGCGGCATCATCGCCGATTCGTCAGGTGCGATACGGTTTGTGATCTGGGCGAAGGCGAATGCGCCGCTTCTCCAGGAACGGAGCTGGTACCGGCTCGAGGCCGCCGTGGTCGACGAATACCGGGGAGTCCCCAACCTGAAAATCCATTCGGGTACGACGATTGTGCCTCTCGAACATGACCGTGCGCTTATCCCGTCCGTCGTTCCCATATCCGACCTGAAACCGGGCGTCGGGAGCATCCGGGCCAAGTTCATCGAGGAATGGGAACCGCGGCACGAGCGGATGCTTCAGTCCGGGATACTGGGCGACGAATCGGGAACTATAAAATTCGTCCTCTGGAACGACGGGGATAGGGAAAAACTCAGACTGAATACTGTTTATACGATCTATTACGCATCGGTCGAGGAATTCAACGGCAGGCTGTCGCTGAACCTCAGCACCGGGATGTACTCGGACGAGGAGATAGACATCGAAGTAGCCCGCGGGACGCACGAGGCATCCGGTGTCATCGCCCATCTGGGACCGGGTTCCGGCCTCATCAGGCGGTGTCCTGTCGAAGGCTGCAACAAGGTCCTGTCCCGCTACAACGAATGCCCGATTCACGATGTCCAGAAAGAGTTTCGCTGGGATCTCCGCATCACCGGCGTGATCGACGACGGGGAGGAGGCCACCAACGTCTTAATCCAGCGCGACGTCGCGGAAGCACTCAGCGGAATGACGCTTGAGGAGGCTGTTTCGGTTGCGGAGAACAATCCGCTCGGATTTGACGACGTCCTCGACCGCATGAAGCAGGCCGTTACGGGACGGTATGTGCGGTGCCGCGGCAATGATATGGGCGGAACGATCCTTGTCCGGGAATGTTTCCGTACCGCCTTCGATGCGACGCGCCATGCAGCGCTCCTGAACCGGGCAGCCGTCACCCCGGGAGGTGACCGGTAA